The Triticum aestivum cultivar Chinese Spring chromosome 4B, IWGSC CS RefSeq v2.1, whole genome shotgun sequence sequence ATCCACGGGTCCTCAAGTGTATCTTCACTGGGTACTCTTCTGGGCAGCATGGCTATAAGTGTTGGAGTCCTTCTGAACAAAGGACCTTTGTGAGCATGGATGTCACCTTCAGGGAATCCGAACCATTTTATGGTGAAAAAACCCCGATCTTAGTGGATTATTTGAAAGTCTTGACCATACCCAGTCTGTTGTGATAGGTCAATAGGGGGGAGAGTGGTGGTGGTGCCAATTCACTGATGCAGCAACCAATTGAGGGTGATATTCCGGTACAACGAAGAGAGCAGCAGCCCCAAAAAATGATAACACCACAGAGTAAATGGTTACAGAGCATCCTTGGTAGCCACTCGATCTGGATAAGGTTGCATGCTAAATCGCAACGCTAAATATTTATGTACTAGCTCATAGTTGCAGATTCCATTTTTTTAAATACTTCTTGAAAAAAATGTGAACAGAATTTCTGAAAATTGCGAATAATGTTTGAAAATAAGAACAAAACCTTTAAAAGGGAACAcaatttgaaaaaaataaaaaataattggaaaacatgaacaattttaatATATGATGATTTTTAAAATATATATTGATTTCGTTTTTGTAATATACGATGCacaatttttaaatacacattaaatatttttatttatatacgctgaacatttttaaatacacaGTGAACATTTTTCTGATATACTCTAAACAATTTTGAAATGCAAAATGGGCATGTTTTTCAGGTATGTTGAACATTTTCTTATTATgcggtgaacattttcttaaaaatATGCGATGAGCATCGTTTTAACACACGATGAACTTTTTTTGTATAATACACAAAAAAggagaaggaaaataaaaataaacagaaaaacaaaaaaaagggggggagaaagaaCCATCAAGAAAAccagagaaaacaaaaaaattgaacaaaaaacaaaagggggagaaaaaatagaaaagagaaagaaaaagtaAAGTAAAAAACCGAACAGAAAACCGAACAGACGGATGGGCTCGCTTCAGCCGCCCAAGACATGGGAGCAAAAGCCCGTCGGAATTCCGTGTGGGCTGGGCCGGTGGGGCCCGCTCGTGGCGTGccaccgccgccgagctcgtcctcccctcccctccccctcccctgctgTCGCTGTCACTCCAAAACCGTCGCCTTGCGGGCTTCCCTCACCGCCGTCACTCTCCGCGCGCCGTCCTCCACCCAGaccccaccccctcctccaccaccaccacctcccacctcccCCGTCGCGCCGGCGATcccggcctcccctcctccgcgGTAAGCCCGACGCTCCgacccccctcgccgccccccaaACCCCCGATTCCATCTTCTCCTGCTTTTACCTCGTCCGCCAGGGCCGACTCGCGATTCCGCGCAGTCCGCTTCGCGCCGGCGCTTGCCCGCTGGAGACGAAACCCCAGCCGCGACTGATTAGCTAGGCCGGTGTGTCGGCTGAGGACTGCCCTGATCTTCGCGCGTGCTTCTACTTGTCCCCGATGGCGCCGGCGTGCTAGGGCATCGGCATCGCTATCAGGTAGCTAATGGCCGCGGCTTAGACAGGGACCGGGAGGAACCGCCGAAGGGACGGAGTCGTGGGCGGGTCATTATGGTGATGATTAGAGAAAAAGACGGGGTCTTTTTCTATGATTtgtgcttggggggggggggggggggggtcccgacCACTCCAGATCCCCCCTTTCGACTCAGCTGTGCACCACAGGAGTTGGTCTCGGTGGCTTTGACTGTTCTCTCTGTGTGTTTTTTTACTTCAGATTACAATTCCGATTGTTTTCTCACTTCTAATTATATACTGTTTGCTTATTCTCGGAGTGAATCTATtaattctttttcttttaatttcgCGTCCAATTTGGTTGCTCACGCACGCAGATGTATCCTTTGGAAATGGAAGGCAACTCGAACCCAAAGACGACCAACAAGCCCAAGTGTATTCACCTCTTTCTCGCCCCCTGCCACCTTATTTATTCTATATCTCGACTCGAATGCATGCCGTGCTATTTGTTAGGATCTTTTGCTGGATCCAGTCAGTGCTGTTTCAACAAATTGACGAGTACCGTTTGGTTCTTCCTGTCTGCAGATTCCAAGTTTACGCAGCAGGAGCTTCCAGCATGCAAGCCACTACTCACACCTGAAATCGTAACCATCCTAATCTCTGATGCTTGTTTATCATCTTCATTCAGTTGCTGTGCTACACATGTAATTTACAAGTTGCTTTTAAGTGACGATGATGTCTGGACATGGCGTAGGTCATTGCCGCCTTTGCGCTCATTGGCGCCCTGTTTGTTCCCATCGGGCTTGCGTCGCTGCATGCATCACGACAGGTCAAATGCAGATGCCTTTGGTCTTTCTCTGGTTTGATTCTTTGTGGTGCATTTGTTTACCCTGTACCTTCCCTGTGACGCAGGTTGTCGAACTGGTGCATAGATATGATGCAAGTTGTGTGCCCGTGGATGACAAGGTTGGGTTCATCCAGAACTCCAGGACTGACAAAACATGCACAATAACGATGACTGTGAGTCTCGAGTGAAAATATCATCGCAGTTATACATGTTTACTTGTGATGGCTGCACGTAGTACCACTGTTGTTGAGATAGTCTTTTAGCACATTATCTCCTATAAATTTGAACGAACTGGTTGTTGTATGCCTTTCAGGTGCCAAAATACATGAAGAGCCCAATCCATGTCCATTACCTGATCGACGGCTTCTATCAAAACCATCGAAGGTATATTTTCCTATCAAATAGTTTATTTACTGGAAAAAACTATATTGCTTCCCTGGTTGGTTCTCAATCAGTGCTTCACAAGGAATTTGAAAATATTCATTTCCTACCTTCTGTTGCATTTTTATAGGACACCGTAAAACTGGATCTCGTATATTCTTTTATATCTACTACATTAGCAGGCACACTATACTGTTGTATTGACTACTGTACTGTCGGAACAAATTATGTCGACATACTCAGACCAATTGTTTCTCGTCTTTTCCTAGGTATGTGAGAAGTCGAAGTGACAAACAACTGCGTTATAAGAGTGCTGCACATTTGACATCGGATTGTGTGCCTGAAGGTGATACCGCTGATCATGCTCCAATTGTTCCATGTGGCCTTGTTGCTTGGAGTTTGTTCAACGACACATATACAGTTCGGGTCAATGGGGTGGTTACTCAAGTGAATAAAAAGGACATAGCTTGGAAGAGTGACAAGAACAATAAATTCGGCAAGAATATCTATCCCAGTAACTTCCAGAAGGGAAGGCTTATAGGTGGCGCTACACTAAATGAGAGCATACCAGTACGTGGATATTTCCATCACACTGCATATGCATTACTTTTGGTACTAAGGGATCTGCGTGCTGGAATATAGAACACTTATTTTATGCACATTCTTCTAGATTTTTTACTCTAATTTATTCTTCTTGTCACAATTGTGTAGTTAAGTGAGCAAGAAGATCTCATTGTCTGGATGAGAACTGCTGCCCTCCCAACTTTCAGGAAGCTGTATGGCAGAATTGAGAAAGATATCAATGCAAATGATAATGTAACAGTGGTTATACAGAACAACTATAACACATATAGTTTTGGAGGATCAAAAGCGTTGGTCCTTTCTACTGCATCTTGGATTGGAGGAAAAAACAACTTCATTGGTTTTGCATATCTGACTATTGGTGGTTTGTGCCTTTCCCTTGCTATGGGCTTCTTAGTTCTCTACA is a genomic window containing:
- the LOC123093796 gene encoding ALA-interacting subunit 1 is translated as MYPLEMEGNSNPKTTNKPKYSKFTQQELPACKPLLTPEIVIAAFALIGALFVPIGLASLHASRQVVELVHRYDASCVPVDDKVGFIQNSRTDKTCTITMTVPKYMKSPIHVHYLIDGFYQNHRRYVRSRSDKQLRYKSAAHLTSDCVPEGDTADHAPIVPCGLVAWSLFNDTYTVRVNGVVTQVNKKDIAWKSDKNNKFGKNIYPSNFQKGRLIGGATLNESIPLSEQEDLIVWMRTAALPTFRKLYGRIEKDINANDNVTVVIQNNYNTYSFGGSKALVLSTASWIGGKNNFIGFAYLTIGGLCLSLAMGFLVLYIVKRRNFADPSNLSWNR